The DNA segment AGATCGTAGAAGTCCTGCGAGGTGCGCAGCACGTCGGCGCCCTGGTAATACAGGTCGAGAAATTCCTGCAGGTTGTTGAAGGCGTAAGCCTTGCGCAGGGTTTCCACGTCGTTCCACGGCAGGGCGATCTTGTTGCGCTCGGCCAGGGCGAACAGCAGCTCGGGCTCCAGCGAGCCTTCCAGATGCAGGTGCAGTTCAGCCTTCGGCAAGGCGTTGAGCCAGTCGTACATAGTCTTTTCTCATCAGGTGCAATGACGGCATTCTACAGATGCTCGCCGAAACAATTGGCAAAACCTGACCAAGCGATCCATCACACCGCCTCTTGCTCACGCCGGTAAGCGTAAGTATCGGCGAAGCGCGACAGCAGGAATTCGGCGCAGGTGGTGGTCGGATATTTCGCCGGATGCTGTGCGTCCTGGCAACCGGGCAGGCATTCGATGCGGGTGTCCGGATGTGGCTCGGCAAAGAACGGCATCGAATAGCGGTCGACGCCGAGCGGGCTGATCACCCGGTGCGGTGTCGAGCGATAGCGGTCGTTGCTCCAGCGCGCCATCATGTCGCCGAGGTTGACCACGAAGGTACCGTCAATCGGCGGCGCGTCGATCCATTCGCCCTTTACATTCTTGACTTGCAAGCCACCGGCGCTGTCCTGATAAAGCAGGGTGATGCAGCCGTAATCAGTATGCGCGCCGGCGCCTTGCTGCTCGGCGGAACTGGCGGTGTGGCGCGGCGGATAGTGAATCATGCGCAGCACGCTGACCGGGTCAACGAAGCGGCTGTCGAAGAAATCGCGCTCGATTCCCAGCGCCACGGTCATCGCCCGCAACAGCGTCTGCGCCAGCGCCTGCATGTCTGAGTAATGCTGCTCCATCAATTCAACCCAGCCTGCCTGCGCCGGATGGTGGTTAGGCCCGCGCAA comes from the Pseudomonas granadensis genome and includes:
- a CDS encoding 2-oxoglutarate and iron-dependent oxygenase domain-containing protein, with product MNQLPIIDISPLYADNENAWPAVATQIDQACREWGFFYIKGHPISAQRISVLLDHAQRFFALPAAEKLQIDITQTRHHRGYGAIATEQLDPDKPSDLKETFDMGLHLPADHPEVLAEKPLRGPNHHPAQAGWVELMEQHYSDMQALAQTLLRAMTVALGIERDFFDSRFVDPVSVLRMIHYPPRHTASSAEQQGAGAHTDYGCITLLYQDSAGGLQVKNVKGEWIDAPPIDGTFVVNLGDMMARWSNDRYRSTPHRVISPLGVDRYSMPFFAEPHPDTRIECLPGCQDAQHPAKYPTTTCAEFLLSRFADTYAYRREQEAV